The following coding sequences are from one Aethina tumida isolate Nest 87 chromosome 2, icAetTumi1.1, whole genome shotgun sequence window:
- the LOC109595570 gene encoding HIV Tat-specific factor 1 yields MDDLTGSKEESSDSDISKTEPSESNIPTVPDKESNSEQETNNPNEKCENGDNTQGSTNDESTNSTYDPKNVHYEGDVAIYTDAATGYRYQWDKEKNEWVAAQNVVYGFEDDTHVYTDADGVKYFWDKVKLAWFPKVDDDFMARYQMNYGFTETSTNTEEKPKNDENKLDQSKKVKGEKRKASEPTWFQVDDSQNTNVYVSNLPTDITEEDFINLMQKCGLVMRDPVSGVFKIKLYKEPGTEHLKGDALCTYIKIESVDLAINLLDGYDYNGRKIHVERAKFQMKGEYDPKKKPKMRKKKEKLKLKKQQEKLFDWRPEKLIGEKAKHEKVVIVKNLFDPSIFDTDVSLILEFQQDLREECSKIGEVRKVIIYDRHPEGVAQINMSNPEEAEQVVTLLNGRWFMKRQLTAEIWDGKTKFKIAETDSQITQRLDKWDEFLEGESEPNSKQVTT; encoded by the exons ATGGATGATTTAACAGGCTCAAAAGAAGAGTCTAGTGACTCAG atatttctaAGACTGAACCTTCAGAAAGTAACATACCAACAGTCCCAGACAAGGAAAGTAATAGTGAACAGGAAACTAATAACCCAAATGAAAAATGCGAAAATGGAGATAATACACAGGGGAGCACCAATGATGAATCTACCAATTCAACATATGATCCAAAGAATGTGCATTATGAAGGAGATGTTGCAATTTACACTGATGCAGCCACAGGTTATCGTTACCAATGGGACAAAGAAAAGAACGAATGGGTAGCAGCCCAAAATGTTGTATATGGTTTTGAAGATGACACTCACGTTTACACAGATGCAGAtggtgttaaatatttttgggaTAAAGTAAAACTGGCTTGGTTTCCAAAGGTTGATGATGACTTTATGGCTAGATATCAAATGAATTATGGATTTACTGAGACCAGTACAAACACTGAAGAGAAGCCTAAAAATGATGAGAACAAACTGGATCAATCAAAAAAGGTTAAAGGAGAGAAACGAAAAGCCTCTGAACCAACATGGTTCCAAGTGGATGACTCTCAAAATACAAATGTTTATGTGTCTAACTTACCTACAGATATAACTGAAGAAGATTTCATcaatttaatgcaaaaatgTGGTTTGGTTATGAGGGATCCTGTCAGTggggtttttaaaattaaactttataaagaaCCAGGTACTGAACATTTGAAAGGAGATGCTCTTTGtacttacataaaaattgaatcagTTGATTTAGCAATTAATCTACTGGATGGTTATGATTATAATGGACGTAAAATTCATGTGGAGAGGGccaaatttcaaatgaaaggAGAATATGATCCTAAGAAAAAACCAAAGATGCGAAAGAAGAaggaaaaactaaaattaaaaaaacagcaGGAGAAACTGTTTGATTGGAGACCTGAGAAACTTATTGGAGAAAAAGCAAAACATGAAAAAGTTgtcattgtaaaaaatttgtttgatcCCAGTATTTTTGATACTGATGTCAGTTTGATATTAGAATTTCAACAGGACCTCAGGGAAGAATGTTCCAAAATTGGTGAAGTCAGGAaggtaataatttatgataggCATCCAGAGGGAGTTGCTCAAATAAATATGAGCAATCCTGAAGAAGCTGAACAAGTTGTAACATTGTTAAATGGAAGATGGTTCATGAAGAGGCAGCTGACAGCAGAAATCTGGGATggcaaaactaaatttaaaatagctgAAACAGATTCCCAAATAACCCAAAGGCTGGACAAGTGGGATGAATTTTTGGAAGGAGAAAGTGAACCAAATTCCAAACAagttacaacataa